The genomic region CGAGCAGGCCGACCTGCGAGCCCTGGAACCGCGGGTCACCGAGCAGGGTGTCCAGCTGTTGCTGCAGACCGGTCGCCTGCACCTGGGCGGGCGCCTGCGCGGGCGCCGCGATCGACTGGCTCACCAGGCCGGCCGTGGCCGCCACCGCGGCGGCGACGGCCACGAACCCCCGAGGCGACATCTTTGGTAAGAACTTCACAAGAACTCCAACCCCTCAGGCGGAAACCAACACCCCGGAGTCAACACCCCGCACGCCGCCGGGTCCAGCGATCGGCACGGAAAGAATCCGGGCTCTCGTCTTCCAGGTGAATCGATGGAAAAGTGGTGCGCGCAGGTTCCGCCCCACCTGAGGAGTACTGATGCGCAGACGAATCCTGGCCGCGCTGGCCGTCGTGGCGGCCGTCGCCGGCTCGATCACCCCGGCGTACGCCGCCGAGCAGCGGGTCGCCGCCGCGGTCTTCCCGAGTCCCGTGATCACCGAGGACTTTCCCGATCCGGACGTGATCCAGGTGAACGGCACCTGGTACGCGTACTCGACCAACAACGGCCGCGGCCACGTCCCGGCCGCCTCCGCACCCAGCCCGAACGGCCCGTGGACGATCCGCGGCGACGCGATGCCCGGCGGCCCGTCGGCGGGCTGGGCACAGGCCGGCCGGACCTGGGCGCCCGACGTGCACCCGAACCCGGACGGCAGCTTCACCCTCACCTACACCGCGTGGCACCGGACCTCCGGCCGGCAGTGCATCGGCGTCGCGACGGCCGGCTCGCCGCTCGGCCCGTTCCAGCCGGTCGGCAGTCAGCCGCTGATCTGCCCGCTCAACCTCGGCGGCGCGATCGACGCGAACACGTTCGTCGCCGCGGACGGCACCCGCTACCTGCTGTGGAAGAACGACGGCAACGCGATCGGCGCCAACTCCACCCTCTGGCTGACCCGCACCACGAACAACGGGACCGCCCTGACCGGTGGCAACACCGCGCTGCTCTCGTCCAGCAGCGTGATCGAGGCGCCGGACCTCGTCCAGCGCGGCAGCCAGTTCGTGCTCTTCTACTCCGGCGGCGGCTACACCGACTGCAACTACCTCACCTCCTACGCCACCGCCCCGACGCTGAGCGGCCCGTGGACCGTCGCCTACCGGCCGCTGATGACGACTGCGACGTTCGACAACCGCGTCTGCGGCCCCGGTGGCGCGGACTTCACCAACGACAAGGTCTTCCTGCACGGCTGGGTCAACGGCTCCCGTCACCTGTACGTCGCCGACCTCGGCTGGGCCAACGACTACCCCGTCGTCCGCGGTAGCCGGGTTCGGACCGAG from Kribbella flavida DSM 17836 harbors:
- a CDS encoding family 43 glycosylhydrolase; its protein translation is MRRRILAALAVVAAVAGSITPAYAAEQRVAAAVFPSPVITEDFPDPDVIQVNGTWYAYSTNNGRGHVPAASAPSPNGPWTIRGDAMPGGPSAGWAQAGRTWAPDVHPNPDGSFTLTYTAWHRTSGRQCIGVATAGSPLGPFQPVGSQPLICPLNLGGAIDANTFVAADGTRYLLWKNDGNAIGANSTLWLTRTTNNGTALTGGNTALLSSSSVIEAPDLVQRGSQFVLFYSGGGYTDCNYLTSYATAPTLSGPWTVAYRPLMTTATFDNRVCGPGGADFTNDKVFLHGWVNGSRHLYVADLGWANDYPVVRGSRVRTEAERGTLNNARVRTGAAGASGGAVAAYIDFADSWVQTSVYAPRAGSYTLWVAYANGTGSTGSHGVVVNGNSQGSVSYPVTGWDNWRQSSVGVTLTEGWNTIRLTKGNSYAEVDYLELQ